Proteins encoded within one genomic window of Besnoitia besnoiti strain Bb-Ger1 chromosome II, whole genome shotgun sequence:
- a CDS encoding hypothetical protein (encoded by transcript BESB_034170) produces the protein MRILRCHLTGFGLFFSICLFLVVVAPRASYGDNPVGATQDKICNSQDGNTGKKPLDLVLETQAQSLTFACGEGLTALKPEQDNVFTREDCGSHQSLSAACPGARLDRSLVSQRTYKLTVSRKPPQDKLLYYKCESQESLAAHTRGSQAGVTQKDCIVKITVKGVSPATVVPAAHICVPKETGKDSTSVKELTLEADKQSIDFSCGNEAGAQLTPATSLKKFCADEGCQEQKELSSVWSDAALTTAGSGAATSYTLSIRSERKEDKDIYYKCSVPASNKTKVEEDGATGKEKSCVLKITVKSGETSLAAAWVAVTSCVFGQILLGLLSFWM, from the coding sequence ATGAGGATACTCCGCTGCCATCTCACGGGATTTGGACTTTTCTTCTCCATATGTCTTTTTCTCGTCGTTGTTGCACCGAGAGCGTCCTACGGGGATAACCCTGTGGGCGCCACGCAGGATAAAATCTGCAATTCGCAGGATGGTAATACAGGGAAGAAGCCGCTCGATTTGGTACTCGAGACTCAGGCGCAGAGCCTAACATTCGCGTGTGGAGAGGGTCTGACAGCGCTCAAGCCAGAACAGGACAACGTCTTTACGAGAGAGGATTGCGGGTCGCATCAATCCCTATCAGCGGCGTGTCCTGGTGCGCGCCTGGATCGTTCCCTGGTGTCGCAAAGGACGTACAAATTGACTGTTAGCCGGAAACCGCCACAAGACAAGCTCTTATACTACAAGTGTGAATCACAGGAGTCTCTCGCAGCGCACACACGTGGTTCGCAAGCCGGGGTGACGCAGAAGGACTGCATCGTTAAGATAACTGTCAAGGGTGTCAGTCCTGCGACAGTCGTCCCCGCCGCACACATCTGCGTCCCGAAGGAAACGGGAAAAGACTCCACAAGCGTTAAGGAGTTGACCCTCGAGGCGGACAAGCAAAGCATCGACTTCAGTTGCGGTAACGAAGCAGGCGCACAGCTCACTCCTGCGACGAGCCTGAAGAAGTTTTGCGCGGATGAGGGCTGCCAGGAGCAGAAAGAGCTCTCCTCGGTCTGGAGTGACGCTGCACTGACGACGGCAGGCTCTGGTGCTGCGACGAGTTACACGCTCAGCATCAGGTCGGAGCGCAAGGAGGACAAGGATATCTACTACAAATGCAGCGTGCCCGCAAGTAACAAAACCAAGGTGGAGGAGGATGGTGCAACTGGCAAGGAGAAGAGCTGTGTCCTCAAGATCACAGTGAAGTCCGGCGAGACGTCATTAGCAGCTGCATGGGTGGCTGTGACTTCTTGTGTTTTCGGGCAGATACTGCTGGGTTTGCTTTCGTTCTGGATGTGA
- a CDS encoding hypothetical protein (encoded by transcript BESB_034160), with the protein MMTVRHRLMGFGVLFSICLAVVVVAATASHDDDTPEVEGQVTTAENICDPTKFTEREKMLEVNLEPHMEAISFKCKDETAGLQPEEGKVFVNDDCNDPQTLLQVCPGVQLQRPTSSEKKYILTVSQRPSRDTSLYYKCESQKSLAVHTRGSQAGVTQDCIVKITVKGVSPATVVPDAHICVPKETGKDSTSVKELTLEADKQSIDFSCGNEAGAQLTPATSLKKFCADEGCQEQKELSSVWSDAALTTAGSGAATSYTLSIRSERKEDKDIYYKCSVPASNKTKVEEDGATGKEKSCVLKITVKSGETSLAAPWMAVTSCLGVQIMLGLFSTWM; encoded by the coding sequence ATGATGACAGTCCGTCATCGTCTCATGGGCTTTGGAGTTCTTTTCTCCATTTGCCTTGCCGTAGTCGTGGTtgcagcgacggcgtccCACGACGATGACACTCCTGAGGTGGAGGGACAGGTAACAACCGCCGAAAACATCTGTGATCCGACGAAGTTTACGGAGAGGGAAAAGATGCTCGAGGTGAATCTCGAGCCTCATATGGAAGCCATTTCGTTCAAGTGCAAAGATGAAACGGCGGGGCTGCAACCAGAGGAGGGGAAAGTGTTCGTGAATGATGACTGCAACGATCCACAAACACTGTTGCAGGTGTGCCCGGGCGTGCAACTTCAGCGCCCAACGTCTTCGGAGAAGAAGTACATATTGACCGTGAGCCAGAGGCCGTCCAGAGACACGAGCCTGTACTACAAGTGTGAATCACAGAAGTCTCTCGCAGTGCACACACGTGGTTCGCAAGCCGGGGTGACGCAGGACTGCATCGTTAAGATAACTGTCAAGGGTGTCAGTCCTGCGACAGTCGTCCCCGACGCACACATCTGCGTCCCGAAGGAAACGGGAAAAGACTCCACAAGCGTTAAGGAGTTGACCCTCGAGGCGGACAAGCAAAGCATCGACTTCAGTTGCGGTAACGAAGCAGGCGCACAGCTCACTCCTGCGACGAGCCTGAAGAAGTTTTGCGCGGATGAGGGCTGCCAGGAGCAGAAAGAGCTCTCCTCGGTCTGGAGTGACGCTGCACTGACGACGGCAGGCTCTGGTGCTGCGACGAGTTACACGCTCAGCATCAGGTCGGAGCGCAAGGAGGACAAGGATATCTACTACAAATGCAGCGTGCCCGCAAGTAACAAAACCAAGGTGGAGGAGGATGGTGCAACTGGCAAGGAGAAGAGCTGTGTCCTCAAGATCACAGTGAAGTCCGGCGAGACGTCATTAGCAGCTCCGTGGATGGCCGTGACGTCTTGTCTGGGCGTGCAGATCATGCTGGGTCTCTTTTCCACCTGGATGTGA
- a CDS encoding hypothetical protein (encoded by transcript BESB_034150), producing the protein MLPVGIRATSLAASTTCVIFVLLGSQGIYADQPLADRATDTPQVRVCGSENETDKESLDLVLEPNAEKISFKCGPGMTVLKPDAEKVFVKPDGEEEQNLDEACTGASLDREQEGVQTYTLTVKPKPPSGRILYFRCETPAGSGVTPVLKRRESEGEKKCTVKITVQGTKGQHGIFAPPGHICQPRAPEGDKVYIMELTLASDSKTLDFSCGRDKDLWMTPIATTNQFCIDTTCKTRKNLSAFWSDAEVTRVIVDEATSFTLRINSPRFEDKDLYYKCSLPAENKWMARADFRNQARMCILKIAVKGDHAPEEQDQEGAAPARWVASAWVPVPTALGLLYLGI; encoded by the coding sequence ATGCTTCCGGTTGGCATTCGCGCGACTAGTCTCGCGGCTTCCACCACATGTGTGATTTTCGTACTCTTGGGGTCGCAGGGAATCTACGCCGACCAACCCCTTGCAGATAGAGCGACAGACACTCCTCAAGTGAGAGTATGCGGTTCAGAGAATGAGACTGACAAAGAATCTCTCGACCTCGTTCTCGAGCCAAATGCAGAGAAAATTTCCTTTAAGTGTGGTCCAGGCATGACTGTGCTGAAGCCAGATGCAGAGAAAGTCTTTGTAAAGCCAGATGGGGAAGAAGAACAGAACTTGGACGAGGCTTGTACTGGAGCAAGTTTGGACCGCGAGCAGGAGGGAGTACAAACCTACACGTTGACTGTGAAGCCGAAGCCTCCGTCGGGAAGGATCCTCTATTTTCGGTGCGAAACTCCAGCGGGTTCCGGGGTAACGCCGGTgctgaagaggagagagtcagagggagagaagaagtgCACTGTTAAAATCACAGTTCAAGGCACCAAGGGACAGCATGGAATCTTCGCGCCCCCAGGGCATATCTGTCAGCCGAGAGCCCCTGAAGGTGATAAGGTATATATCATGGAGCTCACACTCGCGTCGGATAGCAAGACCCTAGATTTCAGCTGTGGCAGAGACAAGGACCTCTGGATGACGCCCATAGCGACGACGAACCAGTTCTGTATTGATACGACATGCAAAACCCGCAAGAATTTGTCGGCTTTCTGGAGTGATGCCGAGGTCACTCGAGTCATTGTCGACGAAGCGACAAGCTTCACGCTCAGGATTAATTCGCCCCGATTCGAAGACAAGGACCTGTACTACAAGTGCAGCCTCCCAGCCGAAAATAAGTGGATGGCCAGGGCTGATTTCAGGAACCAGGCGAGGATGTGTATCCTCAAAATTGCTGTGAAGGGTGACCACGCTCCAGAGGAGCAAGACCAAGAGGGAGCCGCGCCAGCTCGATGGGTGGCTTCCGCCTGGGTTCCAGTGCCCACTGCGTTGGGGTTGCTCTACTTAGGGATCTGA
- a CDS encoding hypothetical protein (encoded by transcript BESB_034180): MKTDSRYTMGLGVFFFICLGLVLVAPKASRADSLGPSSTDTSTENVCDPKVYTGEKKWLDLEVKPEMDNISFKCAAALKTLKPEEDYVFQTEKCDQKQALTEACPGAKLDRKQAAQDTYSLTLSTKPTQDKVLYYKCEATPSRAKGGEELVAGKECIVKITVKGVGPATVVPAAHICVPKETGKDSRNVKELTLEGDKQSIDFSCGKQANTQLTPAANLNKFCADEGCQDQKDLSTVWSDAALTESTAGDATSYTLSVKSERSEDKSIYYKCSAPVEQQTEKQQAEATSQEKSCVLKITVKSDELSLAPAWMALSACLVGQIMLGLLYL; encoded by the coding sequence ATGAAGACAGACAGTCGCTACACCATGGGGCTTGgagtcttcttcttcatctgccTCGGATTGGTTCTTGTCGCACCGAAGGCATCCCGCGCCGACAGCCTTGGTCCGAGCAGTACAGACACAAGCACCGAGAATGTCTGCGATCCGAAGGTGTACACAGGGGAGAAAAAGTGGCTTGACTTGGAAGTCAAACCTGAGATGGACAACATTTCGTTCAAGTGCGCGGCCGCTTTGAAAACACTGAAGCCAGAAGAAGACTACGTGTTCCAGACCGAAAAATGCGACCAGAAGCAGGCCCTGACAGAGGCGTGCCCGGGTGCGAAACTCGATCGGAAACAGGCTGCACAGGACACGTACAGCCTGACCCTGAGCACGAAGCCGACCCAAGACAAGGTCCTCTACTACAAGTGTGAAGCAACGCCATCTCGAGCGAAGGGCGGGGAAGAACTTGTTGCCGGGAAGGAATGCATCGTCAAGATAACAGTGAAGGGGGTCGGTCCTGCGACAGTCGTCCCCGCCGCACACATCTGCGTCCCGAAGGAAACGGGAAAAGACTCCAGAAACGTTAAGGAGTTGACACTGGAGGGGGACAAGCAGAGCATCGATTTCAGTTGCGGCAAACAGGCAAACACACAGCTCACTCCTGCGGCGAATCTGAATAAGTTTTGCGCGGATGAGGGCTGCCAGGACCAGAAGGATCTCTCCACGGTGTGGTCTGATGCGGCGTTGACAGAGTCGACGGCAGGCGATGCGACGAGTTACACGCTTAGCGTCAAGTCGGAGCGGTCCGAGGACAAGAGTATCTACTACAAGTGCAGCGCTCCCGTGGAGCAACAAACTGAGAAACAACAAGCTGAGGCGACCAGCCAGGAAAAGAGTTGTGTGCTCAAGATCACCGTCAAGTCCGATGAGTTGTCGTTGGCACCAGCGTGGATGGCTTTGTCTGCTTGCCTTGTCGGTCAGATCATGCTCGGTCTCCTTTACCTCTAG
- a CDS encoding SAG-related sequence (encoded by transcript BESB_034200), translating into MAGGGRCVVAFGAFFSIFLALVAGAPTATYADDVSPGASQITEHVCDPAQLVEGGKQWLDLVLKPEMKSIAFKCKEESIELKPDGNDVFTTEDCSDPKTLLSKACPGAQLERPAGAPKKFTLTVSPRPSEDRFFYYKCESQKPPTVQTRGSDTGVTQKDCIVKITVKGVSPATIVPPVHICDPKEQTDDSVNLKEVTLEADKQSIDFSCGNEAGAQLTPATSLKKFCADEGCQEQKELSSVWSDAALTTAGSGAATSYTLSIRSERKEDKNIYYKCSIPVKDPAEKPKDGADSMEKSCFLKITVKSDESSSAPAWMAVSSCLLGQIMLGLFCI; encoded by the coding sequence ATGGCTGGAGGCGGTCGTTGTGTCGTGGCCTTTGGAGCTTTTTTCTCCATTTTCCTTGCCCTCGTGGCTGGAGCGCCAACGGCGACCTACGCCGATGATGTCTCGCCCGGCGCAAGCCAAATCACCGAACACGTGTGTGACCCGGCGCAGCTGGTCgaaggaggaaagcagtggcttGATTTGGTTCTCAAGCCTGAGATGAAAAGCATTGCGTTCAAATGTAAAGAGGAGTCGATAGAACTGAAGCCAGATGGGAACGACGTGTTTACGACCGAGGACTGTTCGGACCCCAAAACCCTCCTGTCGAAGGCGTGCCCTGGAGCGCAACTAGAACGtccggcaggcgcgccgaaAAAGTTTACATTAACCGTCAGCCCGAGGCCGTCGGAGGACAGGTTCTTTTACTACAAGTGTGAATCACAGAAACCTCCCACAGTGCAGACACGCGGTTCGGACACCGGTGTGACGCAGAAGGACTGCATCGTTAAGATAACTGTCAAGGGCGTCAGTCCTGCCACCATCGTCCCTCCCGTCCACATCTGCGATCCGAAGGAACAGACAGACGATTCAGTGAACCTGAAGGAAGTGACCCTTGAGGCGGACAAGCAAAGCATCGACTTCAGTTGCGGTAACGAAGCAGGCGCACAGCTCACTCCTGCGACGAGCCTGAAGAAGTTTTGCGCGGATGAGGGCTGCCAGGAGCAGAAAGAGCTCTCCTCGGTCTGGAGTGATGCTGCACTGACGACGGCAGGCTCTGGTGCTGCGACGAGTTACACGCTCAGCATCAGGTCGGAGCGCAAGGAGGACAAAAATATCTACTACAAATGCAGTATTCCTGTGAAGGATCCAGCGGAGAAACCGAAGGATGGGGCGGACAGCATGGAGAAGAGTTGTTTCCTCAAAATTACGGTCAAGTCGGATGAGTCGTCCTCGGCACCAGCGTGGATGGCTGTGTCGTCTTGTCTTCTCGGGCAGATCATGCTCGGTCTCTTCTGCATCTAG
- a CDS encoding SAG-related sequence (encoded by transcript BESB_034190): protein MSTLRRRLSVLGRFFSVCLALVAVAPKGAHCDHDSNPSVAPDTERTCNANEIREDKKILPLILEPKATSISFKCAADSTALEPAENQVFVDEICSISQQLTQACATASLERGTSPTETHTLKVNTKPAQDTHLYFKCKAANVSAPRVGGGGSFGNPQSEKKDCIVKITVKGVSPATIVPTAHICDPKEQTDDSVNLKEVTLEADKQSIDFSCGNEAGAQLTPATSLKKFCTDEGCQEQKELSSVWSDAALTTAGSGAATSYTLSIRSERKEDKDIYYKCSVPASNKTKVEEDGATGKEKSCVLKITVKSGETSLAAALMAVSSCLVGQIILGLLSF, encoded by the coding sequence ATGAGTACACTACGTCGTCGGTTATCGGTTTTGGGGAGGTTCTTCTCCGTTTGTCTTGCCCTGGTAGCTGTGGCGCCGAAAGGAGCTCACTGCGATCACGACAGCAATCCTAGTGTGGCCCCAGACACCGAGCGTACCTGCAATGCGAACGAGATTCGGGAGGACAAAAAGATTCTTCCTTTGATTCTCGAACCTAAGGCGACGAGCATTTCGTTCAAATGTGCGGCTGATTCGACAGCGCTCGAGCCAGCAGAAAATCAGGTGTTCGTGGACGAGATCTGCAGCATCTCACAGCAACTCACGCAGGCGTGCGCCACTGCGAGCCTAGAGCGAGGCACATCCCCCACGGAGACGCACACTTTGAAGGTCAACACGAAGCCAGCCCAAGACACGCACTTGTATTTCAAGTGCAAAGCAGCAAATGTGTCCGCACCCCGagtcggaggcggcggaagttTCGGGAATCCGCAGTCCGAAAAAAAGGACTGCATCGTTAAGATAACTGTCAAGGGCGTCAGTCCTGCCACCATCGTCCCTACCGCCCACATCTGCGATCCGAAGGAACAGACAGACGATTCAGTGAACCTGAAGGAAGTGACCCTTGAGGCGGACAAGCAAAGCATCGACTTCAGTTGCGGTAACGAAGCAGGCGCACAGCTCACTCCTGCGACGAGCCTGAAGAAGTTTTGCACGGATGAGGGCTGCCAGGAGCAGAAAGAGCTCTCCTCGGTCTGGAGTGACGCTGCACTGACGACGGCAGGCTCTGGTGCTGCGACGAGTTACACGCTCAGCATCAGGTCGGAGCGCAAGGAGGACAAGGATATCTACTACAAATGCAGCGTGCCCGCAAGTAACAAAACCAAGGTGGAGGAGGATGGTGCAACTGGCAAGGAGAAGAGCTGTGTCCTCAAGATCACAGTGAAGTCTGGCGAGACGTCATTAGCAGCTGCGTTGATGGCGGTTTCGTCTTGTCTTGTCGGGCAGATCATACTGGGCCTCCTTTCGTTCTAA
- a CDS encoding SAG-related sequence (encoded by transcript BESB_034140) translates to MTLANICVRAVGLLSVLSLALAVRGPHASSATAAVPADTTETGAPTENTCNADKSGEKSLLELFLEPDVASISFKCGAGLTELKPSGSQVYVEQERDKAEALANVCNGASLDVKGQDSDKTYTLTVMEKPANEKVLFYRCESPAQSDQNLKGTLEAKKCTVKITVRAEKKSDTSAAPWLALPPLGALIALPLACA, encoded by the coding sequence ATGACTCTAGCCAACATCTGCGTGCGTGCCGTGGGGCTTCTTAGCGTCCTCTCGCTAGCCTTGGCAGTTCGCGGACCGCACGCATCCTCCGCAACCGCAGCAGTTCCCGCTGACACcacggagacaggcgcccCGACCGAGAACACATGCAACGCGGATAAGTCTGGAGAAAAGAGCCTCCTTGAGCTGTTCCTCGAGCCAGATGTGGCAAGCATATCGTTCAAATGCGGCGCTGGCTTGACAGAGCTGAAGCCAAGTGGCAGCCAGGTGTATGTGGAGCAAGAAAGGGACAAGGCGGAAGCCCTGGCGAACGTGTGTAATGGAGCGAGCCTAGATGTGAAGGGTCAAGACAGCGACAAAACGTACACGCTGACTGTCATGGAGAAGCCAGCCAACGAGAAGGTTCTGTTCTACAGATGTGAATCGCCGGCACAGTCTGACCAGAATCTCAAGGGCACGttggaggcgaagaagtgCACTGTCAAAATCACCGTCAGGGCCGAAAAAAAGTCGGACACATCCGCGGCTCCGtggctggcgctgccgccgctcgggGCACTGATTGCGCTccccctcgcctgcgcatgA
- a CDS encoding putative Gas41 (encoded by transcript BESB_034220) — translation MPRDRSGSGAAPAFAWGDDREALAATGVALVAGGAAHPLGWQEASQAPPSHASSGPREKARAHHSRHAGAEGSGARLLKGLTVRKTFVLGSYAFRLSPTEKKKYNDMTHKWTCLLRALNGEDLTYCVKKVVFELDPSFVNPKRTLSSPPYEVSEAGWGEFQICVKVYFLDESLPPAELRHFLRLNPDGGQVVGPCVASETLDEVLIHEPKESFYDVLMEGPHRPAAPHPLERYFLQHQPRFDEQMKLLMGAQGFVQSESMNLMAEAFALTNQIRQLQAACDPRVYQHLQSQNQASLAAPASAAASQAAFPAPGVVQASQAPPSAVGGGSPAPGTGHKDPAAFPPQGSAQQDVFLSAPHAHAPQAAPRGGTNPAAAVAGASAAPAAPHPAFGGAPAQTDPHAAPAAAGATPGGAQPGSGAPSAAMAFPGGATQTFDSGVSPPSSAPHTGAGTPVPASGAAPAVPGAAGVPGPSGSAGASPGPMAGPGGVGSLAPAMAAPGAYALVSGHAALFGAAGGGEKPPGFDQQALHQQMLLQQQQALMHQQHLYHAQQQQQYIMQTAGVFSAYPGETKREPGGAPGVAQMPAPSAPAPFAQAPGGGAYPASGGVAVQPGPAGLAFPGRMGETAGRHDLGAEGGGAHAMGGGHLQPKA, via the exons ATGCCGCGCGACcgaagcggcagcggcgcggctcccgcgTTCGCCTGGGGGGACGACCGTGAGGCCttggcggcgacgggcgtcgcgctggtggcgggcggcgcggcgcacccGCTGGGCTGGCAAGAGGCTTCTCAGGCGCCTCCCTCCCACGCCTCCTCCGgaccgcgcgagaaggctcGCGCGCACCACAGCCgccacgccggcgccgagggctctggcgcccgcctcctcaaAGGCCTCACTGTGCGGAAGACGTTCGTTCTCGGCAGCTACGCCTTTCGCCTCTCACCCACG gagaagaaaaagtaCAACGACATGACGCACAAGTGGACGTgcctgctgcgggcgctgaACGGCGAGGACCTGACCTACTGCGTGAAGAAAGTCGTCTTCGAACTCGACCCTTCCTTCGTGAACCCCAAGCGAA ctctctcttcgccgccttaCGAGGTCTCCGAGGCCGGTTGGGGCGAATTCCAAATCTGCGTGAAAGTTTACTTTCTCGACGAGTCGCTTCCGCCTGCTGAACTCCGACACTTTCTCAGG CTCAATCCCGATGGCGGACAAGTGGTGGggccctgcgtcgcctcggaG ACGCTGGATGAAGTGCTGATTCATGAGCCTAAAGAGAGCTTCTACGACGTACTGATGGAAGGCCCTCACAGGCCCGCCGCTCCGCATCCTCTCGAGCGCTACTTCCTCCAACATCAGCCGCGGTTTGATGAACAAATGAAACTGCTGATGGGCGCCCAGGGTTTCGTGCAG TCGGAGAGCATGAACCTCATGGCGGAGGCGTTCGCGCTGACGAATCAGATCCGACAGCTCCAGGCCGCATGCGATCCCCGGGTGTACCAACACCTGCAGAGTCAGAATCAGGCGTCCCtggctgcgcccgcctccgcggcagcttcTCAAGCGGCTTTCCCTGCTCCAGGCGTTGTGCAggcttcgcaggcgccgcccagcgccgTCGGAGGCGGGTCTCCCGCCCCCGGGACGGGTCACAAGGACCCAGCAGCTTTTCCGCCCCAGGGGTCGGCTCAGCAGGATGTCTTTCTCTCCGCTCCGCACGCCCATgccccgcaggccgcgcctcgaggggGCACAAATCcagccgcggctgtcgcggggGCCAGCGCGGCCCCCGCAGCACCCCACCCAGCGTTTGGAGGGGCGCCCGCTCAGACGGACCCCCATGCCGCCCCGGCCGCGGCAGGAGCTACCCCAGGCGGGGCACAGCCCGGCTCTGGTGCCCCGTCGGCAGCCATGGCCTTTCCCGGCGGCGCCACACAAACCTTCGACTccggcgtctctccgccgtcttcggcCCCCCACACCGGCGCAGGGACGCCTGTCCCTGCCTCGggtgccgcgccggcggttCCGGGCGCCGCTGGGGTTCCAGGCCCGTCGGGGTCCGCAGGGGCCAGTCCGGGTCCGATGGCGGGCCCAGGCGGGGTCGgctccctcgcgccggcgaTGGCCGCCCCGGGGGCCTACGCTTTGGTCAGTGGGCACGCAGCCCTGTTTGGAGCCGCAGGGGGCGGTGAGAAACCCCCGGGTTTCgaccagcaggcgctgcatcAGCAgatgcttctgcagcagcagcaagcgcTCATGCATCAGCAGCACCTCTATCACGCTCAGCAGCAACAGCAGTACATCATGCAGACTGCGGGCGTCTTTTCTGCGTACCCTGGAGAAACGAAGAGGGAACCCGGCGGGGCTCCGGGGGTCGCTCAAAtgcccgcgccctctgcgcccgcgcccttcGCACAAGCTCCTGGGGGGGGAGCCTACCCGGCCAGCGGGGGAGTCGCTGTCCAGCCGGGCCCCGCGGGCCTTGCGTTTCCGGGGCGCATGGGCGAGACAGCAGGGCGGCACGACCTCGGGGCtgaaggcggcggggctCATGCCATGGGAGGGGGACACCTGCAGCCGAAAGCTTAA
- a CDS encoding hypothetical protein (encoded by transcript BESB_034210) has product MINSLISQRAGIDSSTNVPMRNSYIALFKARISLVLGSLNDLVGPCFPRSKASNLIVPSPIMVAQTKHVNLFFIPRAGAPRASLAGDEAGAQEADQTAGETCDPTQIKDKQWLDLVLKPEMTNISFGCKEDLKALKPEGDKVFTTEECKEDHQTPLSTACAGAKLERSVAGATKHTLTVNPRPPQDKVFYYKCQSADSPSMEALGFKVDAQKTECIIKITVKGVGPATVVPAAHICVPKETGKDSRNVKELTLEGDKQSIDFSCGKQANTQLTPAANLNKFCADEGCQDQKDLSTVWSDAALTESTAGDATSYTLSVKSERSEDKSIYYKCSIPANEKTEVHDDEGARQEKACVLKITVKSGDTSSAAAWMTLTSCLIGQVVLGLLNL; this is encoded by the exons ATGATCAATTCCCTTATCAGTCAGCGAGCTGGAATTGATTCGAGCACGAATGTCCCCATGCGAAACTCTTACATTGCGCTTTTCAAGGCACGTATTTCGCTGGTTTTGGGTTCCTTAAATGACCTCGTGGGTCCTTGCTTCCCCCGGTCCAAGGCGAGTAATCTAATCGTCCCCTCGCCAATTATGGTAGCCCAGACCAAGCACGTCAATCTGTTTTTTATCCCCAGAG CTGGGGCGCCAAGGGCATCGCTCGCCGGTGACGAAGCAGGCGCGCAAGAGGCAGACCAGACGGCCGGAGAAACTTGCGACCCAACCCAGATTAAGGACAAACAATGGTTGGATTTAGTTCTCAAACCTGAGATGACAAATATATCGTTCGGATGTAAGGAGGACCTGAAAGCGCTAAAACCCGAAGGGGACAAGGTGTTCACGACCGAGGAATGTAAAGAAGACCACCAGACCCCTCTGTCGACGGCGTGCGCTGGCGCGAAACTAGAGCGTTCAGTAGCCGGGGCGACGAAGCATACATTAACTGTAAACCCGAGGCCTCCCCAGGACAAAGTGTTTTACTACAAGTGTCAGTCCGCGGATTCTCCCAGCATGGAAGCGTTAGGATTCAAAGTCGACGCACAGAAAACGGAATGCATCATCAAGATAACAGTGAAGGGGGTCGGTCCTGCGACAGTCGTCCCCGCCGCACACATCTGCGTCCCGAAGGAAACGGGAAAAGACTCCAGAAACGTTAAGGAGTTGACACTGGAGGGGGACAAGCAGAGCATCGATTTCAGTTGCGGCAAACAGGCAAACACACAGCTCACTCCTGCGGCGAATCTGAATAAGTTTTGCGCGGATGAGGGCTGCCAGGACCAGAAGGATCTCTCCACGGTGTGGTCCGATGCGGCGTTGACAGAGTCGACGGCAGGCGATGCGACGAGTTACACGCTTAGCGTCAAGTCGGAGCGGTCCGAGGACAAGAGTATCTACTACAAGTGCAGCATTCCGGCAAATGAAAAAACTGAGGTGCATGATGACGAGGGGGCCAGACAGGAAAAGGCATGTGTCCTCAAAATCACCGTGAAGTCCGGGGACACGTCATCAGCAGCTGCTTGGATGACTCTGACTTCCTGTCTGATCGGGCAAGTCGTGCTGGGTCTCCTTAACCTCTAG